GCCACGTATTCCTGGAGCGGGGCGTAACTGAACGATGCCGGCGCGGCGCCCCCGCGGGGGGCGGGAAGCTCGCCTGACAGAACACTGACCTTCGTCCCGTCTTCCAGGGTGTACGTGGCCGGCAAGGTATCGCTTGCGCCACCACTGCCCGGCAGCTGGGCAGTGCCGGAAGGCCGCTCGGCCCGGCCATTGCCATCGACGCCTGTGCCGATCATCCCGCCCGCGGCGAGCACGGGCAGGGCCGCTGCCACGCACCCCGAAAGCAGGGGCGCCATGGTCAGGATCGCGGCAAATGCGGCAGAGCGCCGCGCGGTCATGCCGCGGCAGAATCCCGCTGGCGCACGGTACGGAACTCGATCTTCTTCTCGTACGGCGCGCCCAGGATCATGCGCTGGACATAGACGCCAGGCAGGTGGATGCAGTCGGGATCGAGGCTGCCGGCGGCCACGATTTCTTCCACCTCGACCACGCAGACGCGGCCGCAGGTGGCGGCCGGGACGTTGAAGTTGCGCGCGGTCTTGCGAAACACGAGGTTGCCGGTTTCGTCCGCCTTCCACGCCTTGACGATGGCCAGGTCCGCAAAGATGCCGCGTTCAAGGATGAATTCCTCCGGCCCGTTGCGGCCTTCGAGGACCTTTGCGTCCTTGCCCTCGGCAACCTTCGTGCCCACGCCGGTCTTGGTGTAGAAGCCCGGGATTCCCGCGCCGCCTGCGCGCATGCGTTCTGCGAGAGTGCCCTGGGGGCAGAATTCCACCTCCAGTTCGCCGGCGAGGTACTGGCGTTCGAATTCCTTGTTCTCGCCGACATAGCTCGCGATCATCTTGCGCACCTGGCGCGTGCGGAGCAGCTTGCCGATGCCTTCGTTGTCGATGCCCGCATTGTTGCTGGCGAAAGTGAGCTTCTTCACCCCGCTGTCGCGAATGCCGTCAAGCAGGCGTTCCGGTACCCCGCACAGGCCGAATCCGCCGCTGGCAATCAACATGTCGTCGTGAAGCAGCCCATCCAGGGCGGCGGCGGCGTCGGGGTATATCTTGCTGGCCATGGCCTGTTATTACCCGGCGAGATTTTGCCTGTCACCTGCGTCCGCATGACAACTACCGGCGTTGAGATGAGAAAAACGCAACAGTCGATGTTCTTTTCGCACTTGCACAAATTCGTGCACTGCAACATATCAGCGGGGCCTTTCAGGCATCCTCTCCCAAGACTTCCAAGGCCCGGTGGTTCGTCCCCCGGGCCTTTTTTTCGCCCTTGCGGCCTGTTGTGGCGGCCAGGGGCACGGAATCGCGCGCCGTTCATTGGCATTTTGCTGCCTCGTGCCTACCTCGGTGGCCACGGACGAAACGAAGGAGGGGCAAATCCCCATGGCCGATAGCGAAGCCGAAACGGGTGCAAATACGGTACGGCTGCAGGTTGCTGCCGCCCGCCAGGAAGAAAGCGGACAGGGCATCGCACGCATGCCGCGCAGCGCTTTCCAGGCGCTCGGGATCACCGAAGGCGACGTCGTCGAGGTTACTGGCAAGCGCACGACGACGGCCATCGCCGTGCCCGCCTACGACGAGGACCAGACGCTCGATGTCGTTCGCCTCGACGGATTGCAGCGCTCGAATGCCGACACCGGTTCGGGCGAGCACGTAGTTATTCGCGCCGCCGAATCGCGTGCCGCCACCCGCGTCGTCTTCGCGCCTGCCCAGCGCGAAATGCGCCTGCAGGGACCGGCCGAAGCGCTGAAGCGCAACTTCTTCCGCAAGCCGCTGGTCGCGGGCGATCTCGTCGCCACCACCGGCCAGCAGCCGGTGCAGAACATGCCGCCCGAAGTGCGCCGCATGTTCAACCAGCAGGCATATGCCCTCACCCAGATTCGCCTGACGGTCGTTTCCACCTCGCCCAAGGGCATCGTCCACATCGACGAGAACACCGAGGTCGAACTGCGCGCCGAATTCGCCGAGCCACGCGATGGGCGCGCGGTGGTGAACTACGATGACGTGGGCGGTATCGGCGATACGATCCAGCAGCTCCGCGAGATGGTCGAACTGCCGCTTCGCTATCCCGAACTGTTCACCCGGCTCGGCGTCGACCCGCCGAAGGGCGTGCTGCTCCACGGGCCGCCGGGAACGGGCAAGACGCGCCTGGCGCAGGCGGTCGCCAACGAGAGCGATGCGACGTTCTTCATCATCAACGGGCCCGAAATCATGGGTTCGGGCTATGGCGAGAGCGAGAAGCGTCTGCGCGAGGTGTTCGAGGAGGCCACAAAGGCATCGCCCGCCATCGTCTTCATCGACGAAATCGATTCCATCGCGCCCAAGCGCAGCCAGGTGTCCGGCGAAGCGGAAAAGCGCCTCGTCGCGCAGCTGTTGACGCTGATGGACGGGCTGGAAGCGCGCTCCAACATCGTCGTCATCGCTGCAACCAACCGACCTGATGCCATCGACGAGGCGCTGCGCCGGCCGGGCCGCTTTGACCGCGAGATCGTGATCGGCGTGCCGGACGAGAAGGGCCGCCGCGAAATCCTCTCGATCCATACCCGCGGCATGCCGCTGGGCGCGCGGGTGGACCTCGATGAACTGGCGCGGACCACGCACGGCTTCGTCGGGGCGGACATCGCCGCCCTGGCGCGCGAGGCCGCGATCGAGGCGGTGCGGCGCA
This region of Tsuneonella aeria genomic DNA includes:
- a CDS encoding CoA transferase subunit A, encoding MASKIYPDAAAALDGLLHDDMLIASGGFGLCGVPERLLDGIRDSGVKKLTFASNNAGIDNEGIGKLLRTRQVRKMIASYVGENKEFERQYLAGELEVEFCPQGTLAERMRAGGAGIPGFYTKTGVGTKVAEGKDAKVLEGRNGPEEFILERGIFADLAIVKAWKADETGNLVFRKTARNFNVPAATCGRVCVVEVEEIVAAGSLDPDCIHLPGVYVQRMILGAPYEKKIEFRTVRQRDSAAA
- a CDS encoding CDC48 family AAA ATPase; protein product: MADSEAETGANTVRLQVAAARQEESGQGIARMPRSAFQALGITEGDVVEVTGKRTTTAIAVPAYDEDQTLDVVRLDGLQRSNADTGSGEHVVIRAAESRAATRVVFAPAQREMRLQGPAEALKRNFFRKPLVAGDLVATTGQQPVQNMPPEVRRMFNQQAYALTQIRLTVVSTSPKGIVHIDENTEVELRAEFAEPRDGRAVVNYDDVGGIGDTIQQLREMVELPLRYPELFTRLGVDPPKGVLLHGPPGTGKTRLAQAVANESDATFFIINGPEIMGSGYGESEKRLREVFEEATKASPAIVFIDEIDSIAPKRSQVSGEAEKRLVAQLLTLMDGLEARSNIVVIAATNRPDAIDEALRRPGRFDREIVIGVPDEKGRREILSIHTRGMPLGARVDLDELARTTHGFVGADIAALAREAAIEAVRRIMPRLDLDAREIPPEVLDDLMVTREDFLAALKRVQPSAMREVMVQVPNVGWSDIGGLGEATEKLREGVELPLKNPDAFHRLGIRPAKGFLLYGPPGTGKTLLAKAVAKEAEANFISMKSSDLLSKWYGESEQQIARLFQRARAVAPCIIFIDEIDSLVPARGSGQGEPQVTGRVVNTILAEMDGLEELQSVVVIGATNRPTLVDPALLRPGRFDELVYVGTPDKAGREMILGIHTRDMPLASDVDLGKVAADTERFTGADLEDVVRRAGLNALRRAGGDVQEVNAADFADAMEDSRATVTPAMEEEYKKMRGELKKRAAEMAASIGFVPAELLTPTREHKHAPAPAPAAVDRDDRPD